From Salvelinus namaycush isolate Seneca chromosome 2, SaNama_1.0, whole genome shotgun sequence, one genomic window encodes:
- the LOC120018405 gene encoding zinc finger protein 345-like isoform X1, with protein sequence MSEPGSGCGVPAQRSSQRGPELLSVKLGDCSQTVELNVIVKEEGEEREINEGEEEEREVDRDSVDSAESPIPDSVNEPSSTASRLPGCGSYPCPQCGKCFSRAGDLKTHLRSHSGEKPHQCSLCGKCFSRAGGLKTHQRSHSGEKPASTFNVIVKEEEGNCTLNVIVKEEEDEKEKGGVEEEKETSGVVDPDTSRLRGRYPCPQCGKSFSSSGNLKNHQRVHTGEKSYHCSQCGKGFGRAGGLKTHQRSHSGEKPASTFNVIVKEEEDEKEIDEKVKSEVKEEQETSGVVDPDTSRLPGRGRFPCHQCGKSFRSSGNLKNHQRVHTREKPFHCATCGKSFREKFNLTRHKKVHSGEKPYHCTQCEKSFNRSGSLKEHQRVHTGEKPYHCSLCRKSFSQPGNLKKHQRIHTGEKPYHCSLCGNSFCFAGNLKNHLRSHCGKKPYHCSQCGEGFPQLKSLKSHQKMHIGETPPSTFNVIVKEEDGDCTFNMIVKEEEDGKKIDEKEMREVEEEDNSGVVDPDTSRLPDRGRYPCPQCGKSFTSSSNLKNHQRVHTGEKPFLCSQCGKSFSEKVNLKRHERVHSGEKPYHCTTCGKSFNHSGSLRDHQRIHTGEKPYHCSLCGNNFRFAGDLKNHQRSHSGEKPYHCSRCGEGFTQLRSLKSHERISIGDVGPKCTAVCRESPRDATRPRDATRPRDATRPRAATRPRAATRPRAATRPRAATRPRDASRPRAATRPRAATRPRAATRPRAATRPRAATRPRDATRPRAGSVAADSAEHHGRQVQSHPAASPHLPEQTPRDDKDLSLLRGLADEYCSQQRTTI encoded by the exons ATGTCTGAACCAGGTTCTGGTTGTGGTGTTCCAGCGCAGAGAAGCTCACAGCGGGGTCCAGAGTTGCTGTCAGTGAAGCTGGGGGACTGCAGTCAAACAGTGGAACTCAATGTGATTGTCAAGGAGGAGGGCGAGGAGAGAGAAATCaatgagggggaggaggaagagagagaggtggacagGGACTCTGTTGACTCAG CAGAGAGCCCCATCCCAGACTCAGTCAACGAACCCAGTTCCACAGCATCAAGACTGCCTGGTTGTGGGAGTTACCCCTGTCctcaatgtgggaagtgtttcAGTCGAGCAGGAGACCTGAAGACTCATCTGAGGTCGCACAGTGGAGAGAAGCCTCACCAATGCTCTCTTTGTGGGAAGTGTTTCAGTCGAGCAGGAGGCCTGAAGACTCATCAGAGGTCGCACAGTGGAGAGAAGCCTGCCAGTACTTTCAATGTGATTGTCAAAGAGGAGGAAGGTAACTGTACTCTCAATGTGAttgtcaaagaggaggaggatgagaaggaAAAGGGAGGAGTTGAGGAAGAGAAGGAAACTAGTGGTGTAGTTGACCCAGATACATCAAGACTTCGTGGTCGTTACCCCTGTcctcaatgtggaaagagtttcagtTCCTCAGGTAATCTAAAGAATCACCAGAGagttcacactggagagaaatcttaccactgctcccaatgtggaaagggTTTCGGTCGAGCAGGAGGCCTGAAGACTCATCAGAGATCGCACAGTGGAGAGAAGCCTGCCAGTACTTTCAATGTGAttgtcaaagaggaggaggatgaaaagGAAATCGATGAGAAGGTAAAGAGCGAAGTTAAGGAAGAGCAGGAAACTAGTGGTGTAGTTGACCCAGATACATCAAGATTACCTGGTCGTGGTCGTTTCCCCTGccatcagtgtgggaagagttttcgttCCTCAGGTAATCTAAAGAATCATCAAAGAGTACACACTCGAGAGAAACCATTTCACTGTGCCACATGTGGGAAGAGTTTCCGTGAAAAATTCAATCTCACGAGACATAAGAAGGTACATAGTggggagaagccttatcactgcacCCAGTGTGAGAAAAGCTTCAATCGTTCTGGAAGTCTTAAGGAACATCAAAGagtacatacaggggagaagccttaccactgctctcttTGTCGGAAGAGTTTTAGTCAGCCAGGAAACCTTAagaaacaccagagaatacatacaggggagaagccttaccattgctctcTGTGTGGAAATAGTTTTTGTTTCGCTGGAAACCTAAAGAATCATCTGAGATCACACTGTGGaaagaagccttaccactgctctcagtgtggggAGGGATTCCCTCAACTAAAAAGTCTTAAAAGCCATCAGAAAATGCATATTGGAGAGACGCCTCCCTCTACTTTCAATGTGATTGTCAAAGAGGAGGATGGTGACTGTACTTTCAATATGAttgtcaaagaggaggaggatgggaagAAAATTGATGAGAAGGAAATGAGAGAAGTTGAAGAGGAGGACAATAGTGGTGTAGTTGACCCAGATACATCAAGACTGCCTGATCGTGGTCGTTACCCCTGTcctcaatgtggaaagagtttcactTCCTCAAGTAATCTTAAGAATCATCAAAgagtacacactggagagaaacctttccTCTGCTcacaatgtgggaagagtttcagtgAAAAAGTAAATCTTAAGAGACACGAAAGAGTACATAgtggagaaaagccttaccactgcaccacatgtgggaagagcttcaatcaTTCAGGAAGCCTTAGAGATCACCAGAGAATTCAtacaggggagaaaccttaccactgctcacTGTGCGGAAATAATTTTCGTTTTGCTGGAGACCTAAAGAATCATCAGAGATCACAcagtggagagaagccttatcactgctctCGGTGTGGAGAGGGATTCACTCAGCTAAGAAGTCTAAAAAGTCATGAGAGAATATCCATTGGAG ACGTGGGGCCAAAGTGCACCGCAGTCTGTAGAGAATCTCCACGAGATGCTACAAGACCACGAGATGCTACAAGACCACGAGATGCTACAAGACCACGAGCTGCTACAAGACCACGAGCTGCTACAAGACCACGAGCTGCTACAAGACCACGAGCTGCTACAAGACCACGAGATGCTTCAAGACCACGAGCTGCTACAAGACCACGAGCTGCTACAAGACCACGAGCTGCTACAAGACCACGAGCTGCTACAAGACCACGAGCTGCTACAAGACCACGAGATGCTACAAGACCACGAGCTGGTTCAGTTGCTGCAGATTCAGCTGAACATCATGGCAGACAAGTGCAAAGTCATCCTGCAGCTTCTCCACATCTTCCAGAGCAGACACCCCGTGACGACAAAGATCTTTCACTATTGAGAGGACTTGCAGATGAATATTGCAGCCAACAAAGAACTACAATATGA
- the LOC120018405 gene encoding zinc finger protein 2-like isoform X2 translates to MSEPGSGCGVPAQRSSQRGPELLSVKLGDCSQTVELNVIVKEEGEEREINEGEEEEREVDRDSVDSAESPIPDSVNEPSSTASRLPGCGSYPCPQCGKCFSRAGDLKTHLRSHSGEKPHQCSLCGKCFSRAGGLKTHQRSHSGEKPASTFNVIVKEEEGNCTLNVIVKEEEDEKEKGGVEEEKETSGVVDPDTSRLRGRYPCPQCGKSFSSSGNLKNHQRVHTGEKSYHCSQCGKGFGRAGGLKTHQRSHSGEKPASTFNVIVKEEEDEKEIDEKVKSEVKEEQETSGVVDPDTSRLPGRGRFPCHQCGKSFRSSGNLKNHQRVHTREKPFHCATCGKSFREKFNLTRHKKVHSGEKPYHCTQCEKSFNRSGSLKEHQRVHTGEKPYHCSLCRKSFSQPGNLKKHQRIHTGEKPYHCSLCGNSFCFAGNLKNHLRSHCGKKPYHCSQCGEGFPQLKSLKSHQKMHIGETPPSTFNVIVKEEDGDCTFNMIVKEEEDGKKIDEKEMREVEEEDNSGVVDPDTSRLPDRGRYPCPQCGKSFTSSSNLKNHQRVHTGEKPFLCSQCGKSFSEKVNLKRHERVHSGEKPYHCTTCGKSFNHSGSLRDHQRIHTGEKPYHCSLCGNNFRFAGDLKNHQRSHSGEKPYHCSRCGEGFTQLRSLKSHERISIGGKPSCAFNVIVQEEK, encoded by the exons ATGTCTGAACCAGGTTCTGGTTGTGGTGTTCCAGCGCAGAGAAGCTCACAGCGGGGTCCAGAGTTGCTGTCAGTGAAGCTGGGGGACTGCAGTCAAACAGTGGAACTCAATGTGATTGTCAAGGAGGAGGGCGAGGAGAGAGAAATCaatgagggggaggaggaagagagagaggtggacagGGACTCTGTTGACTCAG CAGAGAGCCCCATCCCAGACTCAGTCAACGAACCCAGTTCCACAGCATCAAGACTGCCTGGTTGTGGGAGTTACCCCTGTCctcaatgtgggaagtgtttcAGTCGAGCAGGAGACCTGAAGACTCATCTGAGGTCGCACAGTGGAGAGAAGCCTCACCAATGCTCTCTTTGTGGGAAGTGTTTCAGTCGAGCAGGAGGCCTGAAGACTCATCAGAGGTCGCACAGTGGAGAGAAGCCTGCCAGTACTTTCAATGTGATTGTCAAAGAGGAGGAAGGTAACTGTACTCTCAATGTGAttgtcaaagaggaggaggatgagaaggaAAAGGGAGGAGTTGAGGAAGAGAAGGAAACTAGTGGTGTAGTTGACCCAGATACATCAAGACTTCGTGGTCGTTACCCCTGTcctcaatgtggaaagagtttcagtTCCTCAGGTAATCTAAAGAATCACCAGAGagttcacactggagagaaatcttaccactgctcccaatgtggaaagggTTTCGGTCGAGCAGGAGGCCTGAAGACTCATCAGAGATCGCACAGTGGAGAGAAGCCTGCCAGTACTTTCAATGTGAttgtcaaagaggaggaggatgaaaagGAAATCGATGAGAAGGTAAAGAGCGAAGTTAAGGAAGAGCAGGAAACTAGTGGTGTAGTTGACCCAGATACATCAAGATTACCTGGTCGTGGTCGTTTCCCCTGccatcagtgtgggaagagttttcgttCCTCAGGTAATCTAAAGAATCATCAAAGAGTACACACTCGAGAGAAACCATTTCACTGTGCCACATGTGGGAAGAGTTTCCGTGAAAAATTCAATCTCACGAGACATAAGAAGGTACATAGTggggagaagccttatcactgcacCCAGTGTGAGAAAAGCTTCAATCGTTCTGGAAGTCTTAAGGAACATCAAAGagtacatacaggggagaagccttaccactgctctcttTGTCGGAAGAGTTTTAGTCAGCCAGGAAACCTTAagaaacaccagagaatacatacaggggagaagccttaccattgctctcTGTGTGGAAATAGTTTTTGTTTCGCTGGAAACCTAAAGAATCATCTGAGATCACACTGTGGaaagaagccttaccactgctctcagtgtggggAGGGATTCCCTCAACTAAAAAGTCTTAAAAGCCATCAGAAAATGCATATTGGAGAGACGCCTCCCTCTACTTTCAATGTGATTGTCAAAGAGGAGGATGGTGACTGTACTTTCAATATGAttgtcaaagaggaggaggatgggaagAAAATTGATGAGAAGGAAATGAGAGAAGTTGAAGAGGAGGACAATAGTGGTGTAGTTGACCCAGATACATCAAGACTGCCTGATCGTGGTCGTTACCCCTGTcctcaatgtggaaagagtttcactTCCTCAAGTAATCTTAAGAATCATCAAAgagtacacactggagagaaacctttccTCTGCTcacaatgtgggaagagtttcagtgAAAAAGTAAATCTTAAGAGACACGAAAGAGTACATAgtggagaaaagccttaccactgcaccacatgtgggaagagcttcaatcaTTCAGGAAGCCTTAGAGATCACCAGAGAATTCAtacaggggagaaaccttaccactgctcacTGTGCGGAAATAATTTTCGTTTTGCTGGAGACCTAAAGAATCATCAGAGATCACAcagtggagagaagccttatcactgctctCGGTGTGGAGAGGGATTCACTCAGCTAAGAAGTCTAAAAAGTCATGAGAGAATATCCATTGGAGGTAAGCCTTCCTGTGCTTTCAATGTGATTGTCCAAGAAGAGAAATAA
- the LOC120018405 gene encoding zinc finger protein 2-like isoform X3 has protein sequence MSEPGSGCGVPAQRSSQRGPELLSVKLGDCSQTVELNVIVKEEGEEREINEGEEEEREVDRDSVDSAESPIPDSVNEPSSTASRLPGCGSYPCPQCGKCFSRAGDLKTHLRSHSGEKPHQCSLCGKCFSRAGGLKTHQRSHSGEKPASTFNVIVKEEEGNCTLNVIVKEEEDEKEKGGVEEEKETSGVVDPDTSRLRGRYPCPQCGKSFSSSGNLKNHQRVHTGEKSYHCSQCGKGFGRAGGLKTHQRSHSGEKPASTFNVIVKEEEDEKEIDEKVKSEVKEEQETSGVVDPDTSRLPGRGRFPCHQCGKSFRSSGNLKNHQRVHTREKPFHCATCGKSFREKFNLTRHKKVHSGEKPYHCTQCEKSFNRSGSLKEHQRVHTGEKPYHCSLCRKSFSQPGNLKKHQRIHTGEKPYHCSLCGNSFCFAGNLKNHLRSHCGKKPYHCSQCGEGFPQLKSLKSHQKMHIGETPPSTFNVIVKEEDGDCTFNMIVKEEEDGKKIDEKEMREVEEEDNSGVVDPDTSRLPDRGRYPCPQCGKSFTSSSNLKNHQRVHTGEKPFLCSQCGKSFSEKVNLKRHERVHSGEKPYHCTTCGKSFNHSGSLRDHQRIHTGEKPYHCSLCGNNFRFAGDLKNHQRSHSGEKPYHCSRCGEGFTQLRSLKSHERISIGGSQC, from the exons ATGTCTGAACCAGGTTCTGGTTGTGGTGTTCCAGCGCAGAGAAGCTCACAGCGGGGTCCAGAGTTGCTGTCAGTGAAGCTGGGGGACTGCAGTCAAACAGTGGAACTCAATGTGATTGTCAAGGAGGAGGGCGAGGAGAGAGAAATCaatgagggggaggaggaagagagagaggtggacagGGACTCTGTTGACTCAG CAGAGAGCCCCATCCCAGACTCAGTCAACGAACCCAGTTCCACAGCATCAAGACTGCCTGGTTGTGGGAGTTACCCCTGTCctcaatgtgggaagtgtttcAGTCGAGCAGGAGACCTGAAGACTCATCTGAGGTCGCACAGTGGAGAGAAGCCTCACCAATGCTCTCTTTGTGGGAAGTGTTTCAGTCGAGCAGGAGGCCTGAAGACTCATCAGAGGTCGCACAGTGGAGAGAAGCCTGCCAGTACTTTCAATGTGATTGTCAAAGAGGAGGAAGGTAACTGTACTCTCAATGTGAttgtcaaagaggaggaggatgagaaggaAAAGGGAGGAGTTGAGGAAGAGAAGGAAACTAGTGGTGTAGTTGACCCAGATACATCAAGACTTCGTGGTCGTTACCCCTGTcctcaatgtggaaagagtttcagtTCCTCAGGTAATCTAAAGAATCACCAGAGagttcacactggagagaaatcttaccactgctcccaatgtggaaagggTTTCGGTCGAGCAGGAGGCCTGAAGACTCATCAGAGATCGCACAGTGGAGAGAAGCCTGCCAGTACTTTCAATGTGAttgtcaaagaggaggaggatgaaaagGAAATCGATGAGAAGGTAAAGAGCGAAGTTAAGGAAGAGCAGGAAACTAGTGGTGTAGTTGACCCAGATACATCAAGATTACCTGGTCGTGGTCGTTTCCCCTGccatcagtgtgggaagagttttcgttCCTCAGGTAATCTAAAGAATCATCAAAGAGTACACACTCGAGAGAAACCATTTCACTGTGCCACATGTGGGAAGAGTTTCCGTGAAAAATTCAATCTCACGAGACATAAGAAGGTACATAGTggggagaagccttatcactgcacCCAGTGTGAGAAAAGCTTCAATCGTTCTGGAAGTCTTAAGGAACATCAAAGagtacatacaggggagaagccttaccactgctctcttTGTCGGAAGAGTTTTAGTCAGCCAGGAAACCTTAagaaacaccagagaatacatacaggggagaagccttaccattgctctcTGTGTGGAAATAGTTTTTGTTTCGCTGGAAACCTAAAGAATCATCTGAGATCACACTGTGGaaagaagccttaccactgctctcagtgtggggAGGGATTCCCTCAACTAAAAAGTCTTAAAAGCCATCAGAAAATGCATATTGGAGAGACGCCTCCCTCTACTTTCAATGTGATTGTCAAAGAGGAGGATGGTGACTGTACTTTCAATATGAttgtcaaagaggaggaggatgggaagAAAATTGATGAGAAGGAAATGAGAGAAGTTGAAGAGGAGGACAATAGTGGTGTAGTTGACCCAGATACATCAAGACTGCCTGATCGTGGTCGTTACCCCTGTcctcaatgtggaaagagtttcactTCCTCAAGTAATCTTAAGAATCATCAAAgagtacacactggagagaaacctttccTCTGCTcacaatgtgggaagagtttcagtgAAAAAGTAAATCTTAAGAGACACGAAAGAGTACATAgtggagaaaagccttaccactgcaccacatgtgggaagagcttcaatcaTTCAGGAAGCCTTAGAGATCACCAGAGAATTCAtacaggggagaaaccttaccactgctcacTGTGCGGAAATAATTTTCGTTTTGCTGGAGACCTAAAGAATCATCAGAGATCACAcagtggagagaagccttatcactgctctCGGTGTGGAGAGGGATTCACTCAGCTAAGAAGTCTAAAAAGTCATGAGAGAATATCCATTGGAG ggagtcaatgctga
- the LOC120018600 gene encoding gastrula zinc finger protein XlCGF26.1-like, which yields MFEPGSGCGVPAQRSSQRAPEMLSVTLGDCSQTLKLNVIVKEEGEEREINEGEEEEREVDRDSVDSAESPIPESVNEPSSTASILPGCGSYPCPQCGKCFSRAGGLKTHQRSHSGEKPASTFNVIVKEEEDEKDIDEKVKREVKEEQETSGVVDPDTSRLSARGRFPCHQCGKSFRSSGNLKNHQRVHTREKPFHCATCGKSFREKFNLTGHEKVHSGEKPYHCTQCGKSFNRSGSLKEHQRVHTGEKPYHCSLCQKSFSQPGNLKKHQRIHTGEKPYRCFLCGNSFGFAGNLKNHQRAHCGEKPYHCSQCGEGFLQLKSLKSHQKIHIGETPACTFNVIVKEEKDEKKIDEEEMREVEEEDNSGVVDPDTSRLPDRYICPQCGKSFSTSSNLKNHQRVHTGEKPFLCSQCGRSFSEKVNLKRHERVHSGEKPYRCTTCRKSFNHSGSLTNHQRIHTGEKPYHCSLCGNNFRFAGDLKNHQRSHSGEKPYHCSQCGEGFTQLRSLKSHERISIGGKPACAFNVIVQEEKEVEGEESDVK from the exons ATGTTTGAACCGGGTTCTGGTTGTGGTGTTCCAGCCCAGAGAAGCTCACAGCGGGCTCCAGAGATGCTGTCAGTGACGCTGGGGGACTGCAGTCAAACATTGAAACTCAATGTGATTGTCAAGGAGGAGGGCGAGGAGAGAGAAATCaatgagggggaggaggaagagagagaggtggacagGGACTCTGTTGACTCAG CAGAGAGCCCCATCCCAGAATCAGTCAACGAACCCAGTTCCACAGCATCAATACTACCTGGTTGTGGGAGTTACCCCTGTCctcaatgtgggaagtgtttcAGTCGAGCAGGAGGCCTGAAGACTCATCAGAGGTCCCACAGTGGAGAGAAGCCTGCCAGTACTTTCAATGTGAttgtcaaagaggaggaggatgaaaagGATATCGATGAGAAGGTAAAGAGAGAAGTTAAGGAAGAGCAGGAAACTAGTGGTGTAGTTGACCCAGATACATCAAGACTATCTGCTCGTGGTCGATTCCCCTGccatcagtgtgggaagagtttccgTTCCTCAGGTAATCTAAAGAATCATCAAAGAGTACACACTCGAGAGAAACCATTTCACTGTGCCACATGTGGGAAGAGTTTCCGTGAAAAATTCAACCTCACGGGACATGAGAAGGTACATAgtggggagaagccttaccactgcacccagtgtgggaaaagcttcaatcGTTCTGGAAGTCTTAAGGAACATCAAAGAGTACATACAGGGGAAAAGCCTTATCACTGCTCTCTTTGTCAGAAGAGTTTTAGTCAACCAGGAAATCTTAAGAAACatcagagaatacatacaggggagaagccttaccggTGCTTTCTGTGCGGAAATAGTTTTGGTTTTGCTGGAAACCTAAAGAATCATCAGAGAGCACACtgtggagagaagccttaccactgctctcagtgtggggAGGGATTCCTTCAACTAAAAAGTCTTAAAAGccatcagaaaatacatattgGAGAGACGCCTGCCTGTACTTTCAATGTGATTGTCAAAGAGGAGAAGGATGAGAAGAAAATTGATGAGGAGGAAATGAGAGAAGTTGAAGAGGAGGACAATAGTGGTGTAGTTGACCCAGATACATCAAGACTGCCTGATCGTTACATCTGTcctcaatgtggaaagagtttcagtACCTCAAGTAATCTTAAGAATCATCAAAgagtacacactggagagaaacctttcctctgctcccaatgtgggaggagtttcaGTGAGAAAGTAAACCTTAAGAGACACGAAAGAGTACAtagtggagagaagccttaccgctGCACCACATGTAGGAAGAGCTTCAATCATTCAGGAAGCCTTACAAATCACCAGAGAATTCATACAGGGGAGAAACCTTATCACTGCTCACTGTGCGGAAATAATTTTCGCTTTGCTGGAGACCTAAAGAATCATCAGAGATCACAcagtggagagaagccttaccactgctctcagtgtggagAGGGATTCACTCAGCTAAGAAGTCTAAAAAGTCATGAGAGAATATCCATTGGAGGGAAGCCTGCCTGTGCTTTCAATGTGATTGTCCAAGAAGAGAAAGAagttgagggagaggagagtgatgtGAAATAA